The Bacillota bacterium nucleotide sequence GGCCGGGGAGCATACTGGACGACGGCCTACCGGGACGCATTCAGCCAGCAGCCACGCCCGCCCTGCTTCCCCTCATGACGGGCGCCCGTCCTCCTCGCTCACCGCCGAAGCGTCCATGCCCATCAGTAAGGGCAACACGCCGTCCGCGCCCGCCACGTCCCGCAACAGCCAGCGGTCCCCGTCGCGCTGGTACGTCCAGTACTGCTCATGCACATCCGGCCGGGTCACATCTTCGGACGGCCGCGGGTGGCGGTCCACGACCACGCCGCGGCTGTCCACCCGGTACCGGGCGCCCCAGAAGGTCACCAGCGCCGTGAAGGAGTCACGGCCATCATCACAGCAGTCCCGCGCACCCACGATGCGCACCCGGAGCAGCCTGGGGCCCTTGACCACCTCGGACATGCCATCGGAGCGCATCTGCGCGATCTCCGCTTCCCACTCGCGGTAAAGGTCAGGGTGCAGAAGTGCCTGCAGGGCCACCAGATCTTGACGCCGCCGGGCTTCCTGTATCCACGAAAATGTCTTCCGCACATACTCCTCAAGCCTCCAGGGCTCCCAGGAAGGATCGCGCCGCGCCCACCGGGCCAGCTCCCTGCAAGCAGCCCTGTGCTTGCGGTTCAACCAGGCTTCCACAAGGAGCGCGGCGGCCAGCACGGTCAGCAGGGCGAGAAAGCCCCCGTCCTCGCCGCCAGGAAGGGTCTCACCTCCGGCAGCGCGCGCCACCCCATGTGGCCACAGCAGGGCCGCGCACAGGCCCGCGGCAAGCGCGGTGTTCCCCCTCCGCCGAACAGCGCCAGCCGTCCCGCACGCCATCGCCCTCACCGCCCTTTCACGCAGAAGCAGGGCGAGACGCACCGCAGG carries:
- a CDS encoding TIM44-like domain-containing protein, with the translated sequence MRLALLLRERAVRAMACGTAGAVRRRGNTALAAGLCAALLWPHGVARAAGGETLPGGEDGGFLALLTVLAAALLVEAWLNRKHRAACRELARWARRDPSWEPWRLEEYVRKTFSWIQEARRRQDLVALQALLHPDLYREWEAEIAQMRSDGMSEVVKGPRLLRVRIVGARDCCDDGRDSFTALVTFWGARYRVDSRGVVVDRHPRPSEDVTRPDVHEQYWTYQRDGDRWLLRDVAGADGVLPLLMGMDASAVSEEDGRPS